A genomic window from Nicotiana sylvestris chromosome 11, ASM39365v2, whole genome shotgun sequence includes:
- the LOC104236853 gene encoding glutelin type-D 1-like isoform X2 → MGDCSSGAMHGIGGSIESSSSQNCTSYIEFLPVKEENTDIEESCIGKGLDSWGGFRLHYVWSDLSVRMRAKMVYEGEGGGYSEWCPKEHEVLQDHNIGAAKLVLSTNGFALPCYSDSAKVAYVLQGSGILGVVLPGQEEKLVAIRKGDAIALPVGVVTWWYNKDVTELEILFLGDTKTAVKLGSFTDFLLKGSNSNNLSCFSPEFIGRAWKSDKSVLKTLIGPHLARSIVKLNPGFEISEAELKDYRDGMLLNCEETAPSRFDTDGGGEILDLNTENLAIIGDIGLGASRATLNGNAAYYPEISVDPAIRVTYIIKGSGTVKSNNYLTLGRWGLISDGSIPKSSSSPGSS, encoded by the exons ATGGGAGACTGCAGTAGCGGAGCTATGCATGGTATAGGGGGCTCAATTGAATCCTCTTCGTCGCAAAATTGTACTTCATATATTG AATTCCTGCCAGTGAAGGAGGAAAATACGGATATCGAGGAGAGTTGTATTGGGAAGGGTTTGGATTCGTGGGGCGGTTTTAGACTTCACTATGTCTGGTCGGATCTTTCAGTACGAATGAGAGCGAAGATGGTGTACGAAGGAGAAGGTGGTGGATACTCTGAATGGTGTCCCAAAGAGCATGAAGTTCTACAGGACCACAATATAGGTGCTGCTAAGCTTGTTCTTTCCACCAATGGCTTTGCTTTGCCTTGCTACTCTGATTCTGCTAAGGTTGCTTATGTTCTTCAAG GTAGCGGTATTCTTGGTGTTGTACTTCCTGGACAAGAAGAGAAGTTAGTAGCCATTCGAAAGGGTGATGCGATTGCGCTTCCTGTTGGAGTTGTCACATGGTGGTACAATAAAGATGTTACAGAACTTGAGATACTCTTTCTTGGTGATACCAAAACTGCAGTTAAACTTGGTTCATTCACTGACTTCTTGTTGAAGGGGTCGAACAGCAAtaatctctcttgtttttcccctGAGTTTATTGGCAGAGCATGGAAATCGGACAAAAGTGTTCTCAAGACTCTCATTGGTCCACATCTTGCCAGGAGTATCGTCAAGCTTAATCCAGGCTTTGAAATCTCAGAGGCGGAGCTAAAG GACTACAGAGATGGCATGTTACTCAACTGTGAGGAAACAGCCCCGTCCCGTTTTGACACTGATGGTGGTGGAGAGATATTGGATTTGAATACCGAAAACTTGGCAATCATCGGCGACATTGGACTTGGTGCTAGTCGTGCAACGTTGAATGGAAATGCTGCGTACTATCCTGAAATTTCTGTTGATCCAGCAATTCGCGTCACTTATATTATAAAAGGCAGCGGCACAGTGAAG TCCAACAACTATCTCACACTCGGCCGTTGGGGCCTCATTTCGGATGGCTCTATTCCCAAAAGTTCAAGTTCTCCAGGTAGCTCTTAA
- the LOC104236853 gene encoding 11S globulin seed storage protein 1-like isoform X1, whose amino-acid sequence MGDCSSGAMHGIGGSIESSSSQNCTSYIEFLPVKEENTDIEESCIGKGLDSWGGFRLHYVWSDLSVRMRAKMVYEGEGGGYSEWCPKEHEVLQDHNIGAAKLVLSTNGFALPCYSDSAKVAYVLQGSGILGVVLPGQEEKLVAIRKGDAIALPVGVVTWWYNKDVTELEILFLGDTKTAVKLGSFTDFLLKGSNSNNLSCFSPEFIGRAWKSDKSVLKTLIGPHLARSIVKLNPGFEISEAELKDYRDGMLLNCEETAPSRFDTDGGGEILDLNTENLAIIGDIGLGASRATLNGNAAYYPEISVDPAIRVTYIIKGSGTVKVRDFGGFVTDRQIEAGELFFVPRLLSVCKIADPDGMEWFSIVCNENSNNYLTLGRWGLISDGSIPKSSSSPGSS is encoded by the exons ATGGGAGACTGCAGTAGCGGAGCTATGCATGGTATAGGGGGCTCAATTGAATCCTCTTCGTCGCAAAATTGTACTTCATATATTG AATTCCTGCCAGTGAAGGAGGAAAATACGGATATCGAGGAGAGTTGTATTGGGAAGGGTTTGGATTCGTGGGGCGGTTTTAGACTTCACTATGTCTGGTCGGATCTTTCAGTACGAATGAGAGCGAAGATGGTGTACGAAGGAGAAGGTGGTGGATACTCTGAATGGTGTCCCAAAGAGCATGAAGTTCTACAGGACCACAATATAGGTGCTGCTAAGCTTGTTCTTTCCACCAATGGCTTTGCTTTGCCTTGCTACTCTGATTCTGCTAAGGTTGCTTATGTTCTTCAAG GTAGCGGTATTCTTGGTGTTGTACTTCCTGGACAAGAAGAGAAGTTAGTAGCCATTCGAAAGGGTGATGCGATTGCGCTTCCTGTTGGAGTTGTCACATGGTGGTACAATAAAGATGTTACAGAACTTGAGATACTCTTTCTTGGTGATACCAAAACTGCAGTTAAACTTGGTTCATTCACTGACTTCTTGTTGAAGGGGTCGAACAGCAAtaatctctcttgtttttcccctGAGTTTATTGGCAGAGCATGGAAATCGGACAAAAGTGTTCTCAAGACTCTCATTGGTCCACATCTTGCCAGGAGTATCGTCAAGCTTAATCCAGGCTTTGAAATCTCAGAGGCGGAGCTAAAG GACTACAGAGATGGCATGTTACTCAACTGTGAGGAAACAGCCCCGTCCCGTTTTGACACTGATGGTGGTGGAGAGATATTGGATTTGAATACCGAAAACTTGGCAATCATCGGCGACATTGGACTTGGTGCTAGTCGTGCAACGTTGAATGGAAATGCTGCGTACTATCCTGAAATTTCTGTTGATCCAGCAATTCGCGTCACTTATATTATAAAAGGCAGCGGCACAGTGAAGGTGCGTGATTTTGGTGGTTTTGTTACAGACAGACAGATTGAAGCTGGTGAATTATTTTTTGTTCCAAGATTATTAAGTGTGTGCAAAATTGCCGATCCTGATGGCATGGAGTGGTTCTCTATTGTATGCAACGAAAAT TCCAACAACTATCTCACACTCGGCCGTTGGGGCCTCATTTCGGATGGCTCTATTCCCAAAAGTTCAAGTTCTCCAGGTAGCTCTTAA